A single Magnetococcus sp. PR-3 DNA region contains:
- a CDS encoding 6-hydroxymethylpterin diphosphokinase MptE-like protein, translating to MTEPTSFDLGQVLTNQFGERYLQEINGESFSRTGSIAFFKQHYNEKIWGPDRLNIVLGTDSGLLVHYIHQEVLKPDSGIRVLFIELPDVLERLEKEGMLPEPIKGRVEVTTPENWMERAKETFNITDYFYLDAIGRLESVGALDAIHPGYLSVWDSLTNEFLQIGKAIIMQTGNHVFARTGLQNLSENRLRAKSMHGLFEGKSAVILAGGPSLSEAYEMVKANRDNLVVMAVARVAKNLQQHGIVPDFIFSIDPHELSFNNSREMLHYWEKTFFINLYHVCPMLLGQWQGRSAYLGSLYPWKNEFDAKEQLQGYPGITVSHQALGCAIDMGFSRIILCGIDLCFSKEGFTHVQGSLESDVGPFLANSRYQVETNNGEIAETRYDFFSAIPALAQLALYAEEHTCQLINPAPLAAKIERVEHKAWDDLTFEPLGLSVSETLDVALPEDSRANRLAHYEMVLKELTHARSEVTKVRKLAEEGLACNKRLFGKKGKQGDYSAKLRMDQVEEDLDKKHPVFSTMVKQWGIKEFLRLIRPDKDKGWTDEEIEQTGERYYKAYKQSAQSVLQFLNETIRRVQIRQEEEKPKPNLKNLFKQWEEDQQPNRLVLLEQRSAFERHLFPAKMQERFEAFDDSFKEQMTHTETTLKKRLKAETSPMTARNKLRNLFRQNNKEMLTQLRTGILGSQFDFKEDLAALANGYIHELKEDFEVALGHYEQVERKELLEEAKTRILQILLKSNRIEESLPVLDAMSAHNPGKLPYYATMLGLTGRIDAAKLAFNHYLGLAPNDLITRLKYAQMLEKNQLIEEAKIQVEQILAKDDSNQAAKQMLQQFSGVA from the coding sequence ATGACTGAACCTACCTCCTTCGATCTCGGTCAAGTACTCACCAACCAGTTTGGCGAACGCTACCTTCAAGAAATCAATGGCGAATCCTTTTCTAGAACAGGATCCATCGCCTTTTTCAAGCAGCACTATAATGAAAAAATTTGGGGACCTGATCGATTAAATATCGTCTTGGGAACCGACTCTGGACTGTTGGTTCACTACATACATCAAGAGGTTCTCAAGCCAGATTCAGGCATTCGGGTTCTTTTTATCGAACTACCCGATGTCCTGGAACGTCTGGAAAAAGAGGGAATGCTTCCCGAACCAATCAAAGGCCGGGTTGAAGTTACCACACCTGAAAATTGGATGGAGCGCGCCAAAGAAACGTTCAATATTACAGATTATTTTTACCTGGATGCCATCGGTAGACTTGAGTCTGTTGGAGCTTTGGATGCCATACACCCGGGTTACCTCTCTGTCTGGGATAGCTTGACCAATGAGTTCTTACAGATTGGAAAAGCGATTATCATGCAGACGGGTAACCATGTCTTTGCCCGAACTGGCCTGCAAAATCTGTCAGAAAATCGTCTTCGCGCAAAATCTATGCATGGTTTATTTGAAGGGAAAAGTGCCGTAATCCTAGCTGGGGGCCCTTCCCTTTCTGAAGCCTATGAAATGGTAAAAGCCAACCGAGATAACCTTGTCGTCATGGCGGTTGCTCGTGTTGCAAAAAATCTACAACAACATGGCATAGTCCCTGACTTTATCTTTTCTATCGATCCTCATGAACTCTCTTTTAACAACAGCCGAGAGATGCTTCATTACTGGGAAAAAACCTTTTTTATTAATCTATACCACGTATGCCCCATGCTCTTGGGTCAGTGGCAAGGTCGAAGTGCCTACCTTGGTTCATTGTACCCCTGGAAAAACGAATTCGATGCCAAAGAGCAACTTCAAGGCTATCCAGGCATTACCGTTTCTCACCAAGCGCTGGGATGTGCCATTGATATGGGTTTTTCCCGTATTATTTTATGTGGCATTGATTTGTGCTTTAGCAAAGAGGGTTTTACCCACGTTCAAGGTTCACTTGAGAGTGACGTGGGACCTTTCTTGGCCAATTCCCGTTATCAGGTTGAGACCAATAATGGTGAGATCGCCGAAACACGCTACGATTTTTTTAGTGCCATACCCGCACTCGCTCAGCTTGCCCTCTATGCCGAGGAGCACACCTGTCAGCTTATTAACCCTGCCCCCTTAGCCGCCAAAATTGAACGGGTTGAACATAAAGCCTGGGATGATCTCACCTTCGAACCGTTGGGTCTATCGGTTAGCGAAACACTTGATGTGGCACTACCTGAGGATAGTCGGGCCAACCGTCTTGCCCATTACGAGATGGTTCTCAAGGAGTTGACCCACGCCCGTAGTGAAGTAACCAAAGTGCGTAAACTGGCTGAAGAGGGTCTTGCTTGTAACAAACGACTGTTTGGTAAAAAAGGCAAGCAGGGGGATTACTCCGCCAAACTGCGTATGGACCAAGTTGAGGAAGATCTAGATAAAAAACACCCGGTTTTTTCGACCATGGTTAAACAGTGGGGAATTAAAGAGTTCTTACGCCTAATCCGGCCTGACAAAGATAAAGGCTGGACGGATGAAGAGATTGAGCAAACCGGTGAACGTTACTACAAAGCATACAAACAAAGCGCTCAGAGTGTTTTACAGTTTCTCAACGAAACCATCCGGCGGGTACAGATACGCCAAGAGGAAGAGAAACCAAAGCCAAATTTAAAAAATCTGTTCAAACAGTGGGAAGAGGATCAACAGCCCAACCGATTGGTCCTACTGGAACAACGCAGTGCATTTGAACGTCATCTCTTCCCAGCAAAGATGCAAGAGCGCTTTGAAGCGTTTGATGACTCATTTAAAGAGCAGATGACACACACAGAGACCACATTGAAAAAACGTCTAAAGGCTGAAACCAGCCCCATGACGGCACGTAATAAACTGCGTAATTTATTCCGCCAAAACAACAAAGAGATGCTCACACAACTGCGCACGGGAATACTTGGAAGTCAGTTTGACTTTAAAGAAGATCTTGCCGCTTTGGCCAATGGTTATATCCATGAGTTAAAAGAAGATTTTGAAGTAGCCTTGGGCCACTATGAACAGGTGGAACGGAAAGAGCTGTTAGAAGAGGCTAAGACGCGTATCTTACAAATCCTTCTAAAGAGCAACCGCATTGAAGAGAGTTTACCGGTCTTGGATGCCATGTCAGCGCACAACCCTGGTAAGCTCCCCTATTACGCCACCATGTTGGGTCTAACAGGCCGGATAGATGCCGCTAAATTAGCCTTTAATCACTATTTAGGTCTGGCACCGAATGATCTGATAACCCGCCTAAAATATGCTCAAATGTTAGAGAAGAATCAGCTTATTGAAGAAGCTAAAATCCAGGTTGAGCAGATCCTTGCTAAAGATGACAGCAACCAAGCCGCCAAACAGATGTTGCAACAGTTCTCAGGCGTAGCCTAA
- a CDS encoding radical SAM/SPASM domain-containing protein, with product MVEQLKPIKIGGGKLEAFPERIRAWRAGENPGPIAIEVSVIDGCNHNCSHCGPQFFSPYDKTKQMDRNLFLRFLEDFHSMGGKEVYFAGSGEPLLHPEFATFMQHGRQLGLDMTFSSNGIPLTAKRIPTILPYTTWARFSVNGGDQKTYHQIHRGKVEDFNRLKENLTEAMAYRKAHDLPVKLAMQMVTYDDNWRSLPDLVHLFQDLNMDRLIVRNRINRDGQKNAVTEDIFPILENAAQDPRVEVRWPSFPKPGESLQIAPADWQRCDGIQFRTNMDFDGNLNTCFRHWYRDSGYGNIHQHDFKTIWNSPKKQDVFELVGSGCDKKDCAKWCQVSRDNKFLDPLE from the coding sequence ATGGTAGAACAGCTAAAACCCATCAAAATTGGTGGTGGCAAATTAGAGGCTTTTCCTGAACGCATCCGTGCTTGGCGCGCAGGAGAAAACCCAGGCCCTATTGCCATAGAAGTGTCCGTCATCGATGGTTGCAATCATAACTGCAGTCACTGTGGACCGCAGTTTTTTTCCCCTTACGATAAAACCAAACAGATGGACCGGAATCTATTTTTACGGTTTTTAGAGGACTTCCATAGCATGGGCGGCAAAGAGGTCTATTTTGCCGGCTCAGGAGAGCCCCTACTCCACCCAGAGTTTGCCACCTTTATGCAGCACGGTCGTCAACTGGGGCTGGATATGACCTTTAGCTCCAATGGTATTCCACTAACAGCCAAACGTATCCCTACCATCCTGCCCTATACCACCTGGGCACGCTTTAGCGTCAATGGTGGTGATCAGAAAACATACCATCAAATCCATCGTGGTAAAGTAGAGGATTTCAACCGCTTAAAAGAGAACCTTACTGAGGCTATGGCTTACCGTAAAGCGCATGACCTACCTGTGAAGCTAGCTATGCAAATGGTTACTTATGACGACAACTGGCGCTCTCTACCGGATTTAGTACACCTTTTTCAAGATTTGAATATGGATCGGTTAATCGTTCGAAATCGCATTAACCGTGATGGACAAAAAAATGCGGTCACCGAAGATATTTTTCCCATCCTAGAAAACGCCGCCCAAGATCCAAGAGTGGAAGTGCGTTGGCCGAGTTTTCCTAAGCCGGGTGAATCTTTGCAGATTGCCCCAGCCGATTGGCAACGCTGTGACGGTATTCAGTTCCGTACAAACATGGATTTTGACGGCAACCTAAACACCTGTTTTCGGCACTGGTACCGAGATAGTGGCTATGGAAATATTCATCAACATGATTTTAAGACCATATGGAATAGCCCTAAAAAACAAGATGTTTTTGAACTTGTTGGAAGTGGATGCGATAAAAAAGATTGTGCAAAATGGTGCCAAGTATCACGGGATAATAAGTTTTTAGATCCCTTGGAATAA